From Nicotiana tabacum cultivar K326 chromosome 15, ASM71507v2, whole genome shotgun sequence, the proteins below share one genomic window:
- the LOC107821659 gene encoding uncharacterized protein LOC107821659, whose amino-acid sequence MSAGGAFGGNRGLRPVPPEKGVFPLDHMHLCDLEKKEYLNCLKSSGHKSDNCRHLSKKYLECRMEKNLMAKQDMSELGFGKNYDAEDSSDEMTNGTIEK is encoded by the exons ATGAGTGCAG GGGGAGCATTTGGTGGAAATAGAGGACTGAGACCAGTGCCGCCTGAAAAAGGAGTTTTTCCGCTGGACCATATGCATTTATGTGACCTG GAGAAGAAAGAGTACCTCAATTGTCTTAAATCCTCTGGGCATAAATCTGACAACTGTCGACACCTCTCTAAGAAGTACCTGGAGTGCCGTATGGAGAA GAACCTGATGGCAAAGCAAGACATGTCAGAACTTGGCTTTGGCAAGAACTATGATGCAGAAGATTCTTCAGATGAAATGACCAATGGAACAAtagaaaaatga
- the LOC107821661 gene encoding tRNAse Z TRZ4, mitochondrial isoform X1, translating into MGKKKNKRRAEGKDNNDRPKKNPKPKDQNKSSGGNGKAYVQILGNGMDTQDTSPSVLLFFDNRRFLFNVGEGLQRFLTENKLTLSKIDDILLSRVCSETAGGLPGLLLTLAGMGKERMSVNVWGPPDLDQLVEAMKSFVPNAAMVHTHSVLSTHGSNEVASADSMKFDHLYVPIVDEVVKICAIPLRPRCSKVCDPMKEGSSKLNAPLVDDYHFAEDLQAQMKNSTAEDALDPGDISVVYICEFPEIKGKLDRDKAAELGLESGPKYGELKRGNPVKSDHLDRTIHPCDVMEPSFPGPIVLLVDCPTLSHLQELSSLQSLTLYYSNTSEQPVEMCKKVNCLIHLSPASVTNTTAYEQWMTRFGEAQHIMAGHEPKNIEIPILKSSSRIAAKLNYLCPQFFPAPGFLTLKQLKSLPSVSRFPRELSLPTSCRFIYAENLLKFNLLPYKDLGLDNSGVADTFSRTEIIDELTSEIPEIVSASEHIIQLWHGNNGTNGGTPLPSCLEGITREDMEIVLLGTGSSQPSKYRNVSSIFINLFSKGGILLDCGEGTLGQLKRRFGVEGADEAVKGLRCIWISHIHADHHAGLARILTLRRDLLNETPHEPLIVVGPQQLEIFLDRYQMLEDLDMQFLDSRDTTKSSWEAFELNEDNDANGSASRLKNTLRESGLISLNSVPVIHCPQAYGIVLKAADKTNVIGKMIPGWKIVYSGDTRPCPELVEASRGATVFIHEATFEDGMVEEAIAKNHSTMGEAVDAGDAAGAYRVILTHFSQRYPKIPVFDESYMNKACVAFDLMSVNLADLPMLPRVLPYLKLLFRDEIVVHESDDVNSAIAEV; encoded by the exons atggggaagaagaagaacaaaagaagggCCGAGGGTAAAGATAATAACGATAGGCCGAAGAAGAACCCTAAACCCAAAGACCAAAACAAGTCCAGTGGTGGTAATGGAAAGGCATACGTACAG ATCCTGGGAAATGGCATGGATACTCAAGATACATCACCCTCTGTCCTCCTCTTTTTTGACAACCGGAGATTTTTATTTAATGTTGGAGAA GGATTGCAACGCTTCTTAACAGAGAATAAACTTACATTGTCAAAG ATTGATGACATACTTTTATCACGTGTCTGCTCAGAAACCGCTGGTGGACTCCCAG GTCTCTTATTGACTTTGGCTGGGATGGGAAAAGAACGGATGTCT GTCAATGTATGGGGTCCTCCTGATCTCGATCAGTTGGTTGAAGCAATGAAATCGTTCGTCCCTAATGCTGCCATGGTTCATACGCATAGTGTTCTCTCAACGCATGGATCAAATGAAGTTGCTAGTGCTGATTCAATGAAGTTTGATCATCTTTATGTTCCCATTGTTGATGAAGTTGTCAAAATATGTGCTATTCCCTTGCGACCACGTTGCTCGAAAGTGTGTGACCCAATGAAGGAAGGATCCTCCAAGCTAAATGCTCCACTAGTTGACGACTACCATTTTGCAGAAGACCTTCAAGCTCAAATGAAGAATTCCACAGCTGAAGATGCATTAGATCCAGGTGATATTTCGGTGGTTTATATTTGTGAGTTTCCGGAGATTAAAGGGAAGCTCGATCGAGATAAGGCTGCTGAGCTTGGGTTGGAAAGTGGGCCAAAATATGGTGAATTGAAACGTGGGAATCCAGTGAAGTCAGATCACCTAGATAGAACA ATTCACCCTTGTGATGTTATGGAGCCTTCCTTTCCCGGTCCTATTGTGCTCCTCGTTGACTGCCCAACACTCTCTCATTTGCAAGAGCTGTCATCTTTGCAGTCTCTTACTCTGTATTACTCAAATACATCCGAACAACCTGTTGAAATGTGCAAAAAAGTAAATTGTTTAATACACCTTAGCCCTGCATCTGTAACAAATACAACTGCATATGAGCAATGGATGACCAGATTTGGTGAAGCCCAGCACATAATGGCAGGACACGAGCC GAAGAATATTGAGATTCCAATTCTGAAGTCCAGTTCAAGAATTGCTGCAAAACTTAACTACCTGTGCCCTCAATTCTTTCCTGCTCCTGGTTTTTTGACCCTTAAGCAGTTGAAGAGCTTACCATCAGTCTCAAGGTTCCCGAGGGAG TTGTCTCTTCCAACCTCATGTCGATTCATTTATGCGGAGAACCTCCTCAAG TTTAATCTTCTTCCATATAAAGACCTTGGATTAGACAATTCTGGTGTTGCTGATACTTTTTCTCGGACAGAAATCATAGATGAACTAACTTCGGAAATTCCAGAAATTGTAAGTGCTTCTGAACATATTATCCAACTGTGGCATGGGAACAATGGAACAAATGGAGGCACTCCATTACCTAGCTGTTTGGAAGGTATAACAAGAGAGGATATGGAGATTGTTCTTCTTGGAACTGGTTCATCGCAGCCTTCAAAATACCGAAATGTTAGTTCTATATTTATTAATCTTTTCTCAAAGGGAGGTATTCTGTTAGATTGTGGTGAAGGAACACTGGGACAGCTAAAAAGAAG ATTTGGTGTTGAAGGTGCTGATGAAGCTGTGAAGGGTTTAAGGTGTATTTGGATTTCTCATATTCACGCGGATCATCATGCGGGTCTTGCAAGAATTCTTACTCTGAGACGTGATTTACTCAATGAAACTCCCCATGAACCTTTAATTGTTGTAGGTCCTCAGCAACTTGAGATATTTCTTGATAGGTACCAAATGCTCGAGGATCTAGATATGCAGTTCCTCGATAGTAGGGATACTACAAAATCTTCATGGGAGGCTTTTGAGTTGAACGAAGACAATGATGCTAATGGGAGTGCGAGCAGACTAAAGAACACGCTCAGAGAATCAGGACTGATATCATTGAATAGTGTTCCCGTTATTCATTGTCCGCAAGCTTATGGAATCGTCCTGAAGGCTGCTGATAAGACTAATGTTATTGGGAAGATGATACCAGGTTGGAAGATTGTTTACTCTGGTGACACTAGGCCTTGTCCGGAACTGGTTGAAGCCTCTCGTGGAGCAACAGTTTTCATACATGAG GCTACGTTTGAAGATGGTATGGTGGAAGAAGCTATAGCGAAAAATCACAGCACAATGGGGGAAGCTGTTGATGCAGGGGACGCTGCTGGAGCATATCGCGTCATCCTCACTCACTTCAGCCAAAGATACCCTAAAATTCCAGTATTTGATGAATCATACATGAATAAAGCGTGCGTAGCTTTTGATCTGATGAGCGTTAACTTAGCTGACCTGCCCATGCTTCCAAGAGTTCTTCCATATCTTAAACTCCTGTTTCGTGATGAAATAGTTGTTCATGAATCTGATGATGTCAATTCTGCTATAGCGGAGGTTTAG
- the LOC107821661 gene encoding tRNAse Z TRZ4, mitochondrial isoform X2, translated as MKSFVPNAAMVHTHSVLSTHGSNEVASADSMKFDHLYVPIVDEVVKICAIPLRPRCSKVCDPMKEGSSKLNAPLVDDYHFAEDLQAQMKNSTAEDALDPGDISVVYICEFPEIKGKLDRDKAAELGLESGPKYGELKRGNPVKSDHLDRTIHPCDVMEPSFPGPIVLLVDCPTLSHLQELSSLQSLTLYYSNTSEQPVEMCKKVNCLIHLSPASVTNTTAYEQWMTRFGEAQHIMAGHEPKNIEIPILKSSSRIAAKLNYLCPQFFPAPGFLTLKQLKSLPSVSRFPRELSLPTSCRFIYAENLLKFNLLPYKDLGLDNSGVADTFSRTEIIDELTSEIPEIVSASEHIIQLWHGNNGTNGGTPLPSCLEGITREDMEIVLLGTGSSQPSKYRNVSSIFINLFSKGGILLDCGEGTLGQLKRRFGVEGADEAVKGLRCIWISHIHADHHAGLARILTLRRDLLNETPHEPLIVVGPQQLEIFLDRYQMLEDLDMQFLDSRDTTKSSWEAFELNEDNDANGSASRLKNTLRESGLISLNSVPVIHCPQAYGIVLKAADKTNVIGKMIPGWKIVYSGDTRPCPELVEASRGATVFIHEATFEDGMVEEAIAKNHSTMGEAVDAGDAAGAYRVILTHFSQRYPKIPVFDESYMNKACVAFDLMSVNLADLPMLPRVLPYLKLLFRDEIVVHESDDVNSAIAEV; from the exons ATGAAATCGTTCGTCCCTAATGCTGCCATGGTTCATACGCATAGTGTTCTCTCAACGCATGGATCAAATGAAGTTGCTAGTGCTGATTCAATGAAGTTTGATCATCTTTATGTTCCCATTGTTGATGAAGTTGTCAAAATATGTGCTATTCCCTTGCGACCACGTTGCTCGAAAGTGTGTGACCCAATGAAGGAAGGATCCTCCAAGCTAAATGCTCCACTAGTTGACGACTACCATTTTGCAGAAGACCTTCAAGCTCAAATGAAGAATTCCACAGCTGAAGATGCATTAGATCCAGGTGATATTTCGGTGGTTTATATTTGTGAGTTTCCGGAGATTAAAGGGAAGCTCGATCGAGATAAGGCTGCTGAGCTTGGGTTGGAAAGTGGGCCAAAATATGGTGAATTGAAACGTGGGAATCCAGTGAAGTCAGATCACCTAGATAGAACA ATTCACCCTTGTGATGTTATGGAGCCTTCCTTTCCCGGTCCTATTGTGCTCCTCGTTGACTGCCCAACACTCTCTCATTTGCAAGAGCTGTCATCTTTGCAGTCTCTTACTCTGTATTACTCAAATACATCCGAACAACCTGTTGAAATGTGCAAAAAAGTAAATTGTTTAATACACCTTAGCCCTGCATCTGTAACAAATACAACTGCATATGAGCAATGGATGACCAGATTTGGTGAAGCCCAGCACATAATGGCAGGACACGAGCC GAAGAATATTGAGATTCCAATTCTGAAGTCCAGTTCAAGAATTGCTGCAAAACTTAACTACCTGTGCCCTCAATTCTTTCCTGCTCCTGGTTTTTTGACCCTTAAGCAGTTGAAGAGCTTACCATCAGTCTCAAGGTTCCCGAGGGAG TTGTCTCTTCCAACCTCATGTCGATTCATTTATGCGGAGAACCTCCTCAAG TTTAATCTTCTTCCATATAAAGACCTTGGATTAGACAATTCTGGTGTTGCTGATACTTTTTCTCGGACAGAAATCATAGATGAACTAACTTCGGAAATTCCAGAAATTGTAAGTGCTTCTGAACATATTATCCAACTGTGGCATGGGAACAATGGAACAAATGGAGGCACTCCATTACCTAGCTGTTTGGAAGGTATAACAAGAGAGGATATGGAGATTGTTCTTCTTGGAACTGGTTCATCGCAGCCTTCAAAATACCGAAATGTTAGTTCTATATTTATTAATCTTTTCTCAAAGGGAGGTATTCTGTTAGATTGTGGTGAAGGAACACTGGGACAGCTAAAAAGAAG ATTTGGTGTTGAAGGTGCTGATGAAGCTGTGAAGGGTTTAAGGTGTATTTGGATTTCTCATATTCACGCGGATCATCATGCGGGTCTTGCAAGAATTCTTACTCTGAGACGTGATTTACTCAATGAAACTCCCCATGAACCTTTAATTGTTGTAGGTCCTCAGCAACTTGAGATATTTCTTGATAGGTACCAAATGCTCGAGGATCTAGATATGCAGTTCCTCGATAGTAGGGATACTACAAAATCTTCATGGGAGGCTTTTGAGTTGAACGAAGACAATGATGCTAATGGGAGTGCGAGCAGACTAAAGAACACGCTCAGAGAATCAGGACTGATATCATTGAATAGTGTTCCCGTTATTCATTGTCCGCAAGCTTATGGAATCGTCCTGAAGGCTGCTGATAAGACTAATGTTATTGGGAAGATGATACCAGGTTGGAAGATTGTTTACTCTGGTGACACTAGGCCTTGTCCGGAACTGGTTGAAGCCTCTCGTGGAGCAACAGTTTTCATACATGAG GCTACGTTTGAAGATGGTATGGTGGAAGAAGCTATAGCGAAAAATCACAGCACAATGGGGGAAGCTGTTGATGCAGGGGACGCTGCTGGAGCATATCGCGTCATCCTCACTCACTTCAGCCAAAGATACCCTAAAATTCCAGTATTTGATGAATCATACATGAATAAAGCGTGCGTAGCTTTTGATCTGATGAGCGTTAACTTAGCTGACCTGCCCATGCTTCCAAGAGTTCTTCCATATCTTAAACTCCTGTTTCGTGATGAAATAGTTGTTCATGAATCTGATGATGTCAATTCTGCTATAGCGGAGGTTTAG
- the LOC107821662 gene encoding aquaporin TIP2-1-like, which translates to MPAIAFGRFDDSFSLGSIKAYIAEFISTLLFVFAGVGSAIAYNKLTADAALDPSGLVAVAVCHGFALFVAVSVGANISGGHVNPAVTFGLALGGQITLLTGLFYWIAQLLGATVASYLLKVVTGGLAVPIHSVAAGVGAVEGVVMEIIITFALVYTVYATAADPKKGSLGTIAPIAIGFIVGANILAAGPFSGGSMNPARSFGPAVASGNFAGHWIYWVGPLVGGGLAGLIYSNVFMNHDHAPLSTDF; encoded by the exons ATGCCTGCCATAGCTTTTGGTCGTTTCGATGATTCATTTAGCTTAGGGTCTATTAAGGCCTACATTGCTGAATTCATCTCTACATTGCTCTTTGTCTTCGCTGGAGTTGGTTCAGCCATTGCTTACA ACAAGTTGACAGCAGATGCTGCTCTTGATCCGTCGGGGCTTGTAGCGGTTGCAGTTTGCCATGGGTTCGCTCTGTTCGTGGCAGTTTCAGTCGGGGCTAACATCTCCGGTGGTCACGTCAACCCTGCCGTTACTTTCGGATTAGCTCTTGGTGGCCAAATTACTCTTCTTACTGGCCTCTTCTACTGGATTGCTCAACTTTTGGGCGCCACTGTTGCCTCTTACCTCCTCAAAGTTGTCACCGGAGGATTG GCTGTTCCAATCCACAGTGTAGCAGCTGGAGTAGGAGCTGTTGAAGGAGTAGTGATGGAAATTATCATCACATTTGCATTGGTTTACACAGTGTACGCCACAGCAGCTGACCCAAAGAAGGGTTCATTGGGCACCATTGCACCCATTGCCATTGGTTTCATTGTTGGTGCCAACATCTTGGCTGCTGGCCCGTTCTCTGGTGGTTCAATGAACCCAGCTCGGTCCTTTGGACCTGCAGTGGCTAGTGGTAACTTCGCCGGTCACTGGATTTACTGGGTTGGACCCCTTGTTGGTGGTGGTTTGGCTGGTCTTATTTACAGTAATGTGTTCATGAACCATGACCATGCCCCTCTATCCACcgatttttaa
- the LOC142169824 gene encoding uncharacterized protein LOC142169824 codes for MDLEITRKRRKRAMYSQYRIKWGALTEAKAQELGVKLVTMGAWRSSGDTNAMWNTTVQCIREAAREVLGVSKGYSGGHKGDWWWNREVQEKVKTKKATYLKLVESVDEEEKRANGEHYKFAKKEAKLAVTETADFSRMYEELEG; via the coding sequence ATGGACCTTGAGATCACaaggaagaggaggaagagggcGATGTATAGCCAATATAGGATAaagtggggagccttgacggAAGCTAAAGCGCAGGAGTTAGGGGTCAAGCTGGTGACTATGggggcttggaggagtagtggtGACACAAACGCTATGTGGAACACGACTGTGCAATGCATTAGGGAAGCCGcgagagaggtattaggggtctcaaAGGGTTACTCTGGGGGTCATaagggagactggtggtggaatagAGAGGttcaagaaaaagtaaaaacCAAGAAAGCAACGTATCTGAAGCTAGTGGAAAGTgtagacgaggaggagaagagggcAAATGGGGAGCATTATAAGTTTGCTAAGAAAGAGGCAAAACTAGCAGTTACGGAGACTGCAGATTTTAGTCGTATGTATGAGGAACTCGAGGGCTGA